The Mycolicibacterium boenickei genome has a segment encoding these proteins:
- a CDS encoding Rv2640c family ArsR-like transcriptional regulator — translation MPKALPVLDTTEPVCCSPVAAGPIDDDAALEIALRLKALADPVRVKLVSLLFSAEAGEVCGCDLAVAVGLAESTVSHHLSQLRRAGMVESERRGMNVYHRPRRDSLVALCTVLDPNCCR, via the coding sequence ATGCCCAAGGCGTTGCCGGTGCTCGACACCACTGAACCGGTCTGCTGCTCACCGGTGGCGGCCGGCCCGATTGATGACGATGCGGCGCTGGAAATCGCGCTACGGCTCAAGGCGCTGGCAGACCCGGTACGGGTCAAGCTGGTGTCGCTGTTGTTCAGCGCCGAGGCGGGAGAAGTGTGTGGGTGTGACCTGGCGGTCGCGGTCGGCCTGGCCGAATCAACGGTCAGCCATCATCTGTCCCAGTTGCGACGTGCCGGGATGGTGGAGTCCGAACGGCGCGGCATGAACGTCTATCACCGCCCGCGCCGGGACTCACTCGTCGCGTTGTGCACTGTGCTCGACCCCAACTGCTGCCGTTAG
- a CDS encoding arsenate reductase ArsC, giving the protein MADRDHPSVLFLCTHNAGRSQMAMGFFAHLAGDRAAVFSGGSEPADTVNPAAIAAMAEVGIDIGRAQPRRWTDEIVQAADVVVTMGCGDTCPYFPGKRYENWELADPAGLGVEAVRPIRDDIERRVRVLLVGLGLGPAD; this is encoded by the coding sequence ATGGCCGACCGCGACCACCCCAGTGTGTTGTTCTTGTGCACGCACAACGCCGGCCGCTCACAGATGGCGATGGGCTTCTTCGCCCACCTCGCCGGAGACCGGGCAGCGGTGTTCTCGGGAGGCTCGGAGCCGGCCGACACGGTGAATCCCGCCGCGATCGCCGCCATGGCCGAGGTCGGTATCGACATCGGCCGCGCGCAGCCACGGCGATGGACCGACGAGATCGTCCAGGCGGCCGACGTCGTCGTCACGATGGGATGCGGGGACACCTGTCCCTACTTCCCCGGCAAGCGCTACGAGAACTGGGAGTTGGCAGACCCGGCCGGCCTCGGTGTCGAAGCGGTCCGGCCGATTCGCGACGACATCGAACGGCGGGTTCGCGTCCTCCTCGTCGGCCTGGGACTTGGTCCGGCCGACTGA
- the arsB gene encoding ACR3 family arsenite efflux transporter: protein MNPPAITRLSTLDRLLPVWIAVAMGGGLLLGRLVPGVNSALNHIQVDGISLPIALGLLIMMYPVLAKVRYDRLDRVTGDRRLLVSSLILNWVLGPALMFALAWLFLPDLPEYRTGLIIVGLARCIAMVIIWNDLACGDREAAAVLVALNSIFQVLMFAVLGWFYLSVLPGWLGLEQTTIDTSPWQIAKSVLIFLGIPLLAGYLSRRIGESTKGRDWYESTFLPRIGPWALYGLLFTIVVLFALQGEQITDRPWDVARIALPLLAYFAIMWGGGYALGAVLGLGYERTTTLAFTAAGNNFELAIAVAIATYGAASGQALAGVVGPLIEVPVLVALVYVSLAFRKRFRTPRDDQAVRIS, encoded by the coding sequence GTGAACCCGCCTGCCATCACCAGACTTTCCACACTGGATCGGCTGCTGCCCGTCTGGATCGCGGTGGCGATGGGCGGCGGTCTGCTGCTCGGACGGCTGGTCCCCGGCGTCAACAGCGCACTGAATCACATTCAGGTCGATGGCATTTCGCTTCCGATCGCGTTGGGCCTGCTGATCATGATGTACCCGGTCCTGGCCAAGGTCCGCTACGACCGACTCGATCGCGTGACCGGTGATCGCAGGCTGCTGGTCAGCTCGCTGATCCTCAACTGGGTGCTGGGCCCCGCGCTGATGTTCGCGCTGGCCTGGCTGTTCCTGCCCGATCTGCCCGAGTACCGAACGGGTCTCATCATCGTCGGGCTGGCCCGATGCATCGCCATGGTCATCATCTGGAACGACTTGGCCTGCGGAGACCGCGAAGCCGCCGCGGTACTCGTCGCCCTCAATTCGATTTTTCAAGTGCTCATGTTCGCCGTGCTCGGCTGGTTCTATCTGTCGGTACTCCCCGGCTGGCTCGGCCTGGAGCAGACCACCATCGACACGTCGCCATGGCAGATCGCCAAATCGGTGCTGATCTTCCTTGGCATCCCACTGTTGGCCGGCTATTTGTCGCGCCGGATCGGCGAATCCACGAAGGGCAGAGACTGGTACGAATCGACCTTCCTGCCGCGGATCGGTCCGTGGGCGCTGTACGGCCTGCTGTTCACGATCGTGGTGCTGTTCGCCCTTCAGGGCGAACAAATCACCGATCGCCCATGGGACGTCGCTCGTATCGCGCTGCCGCTGCTGGCGTACTTCGCCATCATGTGGGGTGGCGGATACGCACTGGGAGCCGTCCTGGGCCTGGGGTATGAGCGCACCACCACACTTGCGTTCACGGCCGCGGGCAACAACTTCGAACTGGCCATCGCAGTGGCGATCGCGACGTACGGCGCAGCCTCCGGCCAAGCCCTCGCGGGGGTGGTCGGCCCGCTCATCGAAGTGCCCGTCCTGGTGGCCCTGGTCTACGTCTCACTGGCCTTTCGGAAGCGGTTCCGCACACCACGAGACGATCAAGCCGTGAGGATCAGCTGA
- a CDS encoding DUF4193 domain-containing protein, translating to MATDYDAPRVKETDEATDESLEELAAQRRTAANTAVIDEDEVVDSFDLPDADISGEELSVRVIPKQADEFTCSSCFLVQHRNRMALQKGDQQLCVDCV from the coding sequence ATGGCAACCGATTACGACGCACCCCGGGTCAAGGAGACCGACGAGGCCACTGACGAGTCTCTCGAGGAACTGGCTGCCCAGCGGCGCACCGCGGCGAACACCGCGGTCATCGACGAGGACGAGGTGGTCGACTCGTTCGACCTTCCCGACGCCGACATCTCCGGCGAAGAACTGAGCGTGCGTGTCATTCCCAAGCAGGCTGACGAGTTCACCTGCTCGAGCTGTTTCCTGGTGCAGCACCGCAACCGGATGGCCCTGCAAAAGGGCGACCAGCAGCTCTGCGTCGACTGCGTCTGA
- a CDS encoding TauD/TfdA dioxygenase family protein: protein MVPRHPIADGDGVSSLRVVKLGAHIGARIDGIDVNGHLDAATVSAINDALLEHKVIFFRGQHHLDDDGQLAFARLLGTPTGAHPTVTSRGDRILPIDSRYDKANSWHTDVTFVDRIPKASLLRAVTLPNYGGTTTWASTEAAYDGLPEPLRALVENLWAVHTNQYDYAADYDGRHEELADGHRQYREEFESEYYETEHPVVRVHPETGKRVLLLGHFIKQFVGVSSAESATLFQLLQNRVIKLENTIRWSWEPGDLAIWDNRATQHYAVADYDDQFRRLSRITLAGDIPVDVHGRRSRSVAGDASRYSEVVTPIALAG from the coding sequence ATGGTGCCGCGACACCCTATCGCCGATGGTGACGGGGTGTCCTCTCTGCGTGTAGTGAAGCTCGGTGCCCACATCGGGGCCCGCATCGACGGAATCGATGTCAACGGCCACCTCGACGCGGCCACGGTGTCCGCGATCAACGATGCCCTGCTCGAGCACAAGGTCATCTTCTTCCGCGGGCAACACCACCTCGACGACGACGGCCAGCTGGCGTTCGCCCGGTTGCTCGGCACGCCGACGGGAGCGCATCCGACCGTCACCTCACGGGGCGACCGGATCCTGCCGATCGACTCGCGATATGACAAGGCGAACAGTTGGCACACCGATGTGACGTTCGTCGACCGCATCCCGAAGGCCTCACTGCTCAGGGCGGTGACGCTGCCGAACTACGGCGGCACCACCACGTGGGCGTCGACCGAAGCCGCCTACGACGGGCTGCCCGAGCCCCTGCGGGCGCTGGTCGAGAACCTGTGGGCAGTGCACACCAACCAGTACGACTATGCGGCCGATTACGACGGGCGCCACGAGGAGCTTGCCGACGGTCACCGGCAGTATCGCGAAGAGTTCGAGTCCGAGTACTACGAGACGGAGCATCCGGTGGTGCGGGTCCATCCCGAGACCGGAAAGCGGGTATTGCTGCTGGGGCACTTCATCAAACAGTTCGTGGGCGTCAGCTCCGCGGAGTCGGCCACCCTGTTCCAGTTGCTCCAGAATCGGGTCATCAAGCTGGAGAACACGATTCGATGGAGCTGGGAACCCGGTGACCTGGCGATCTGGGACAACCGGGCCACGCAGCACTACGCGGTGGCCGACTACGACGACCAGTTCCGCCGGCTGAGCCGGATCACGCTGGCCGGCGACATCCCCGTCGACGTGCACGGCCGGCGCAGCCGGTCGGTCGCCGGGGACGCGTCGCGGTACTCCGAGGTGGTCACCCCGATCGCGCTGGCGGGTTGA
- a CDS encoding ArsI/CadI family heavy metal resistance metalloenzyme codes for MSRAQLALNVDDLDEAIAFYSKLFNTAPAKVKPGYANFAIAAPPLKLVLIENPGHGGTLNHLGVEVESSEQVHAEIARLTDAGMFTEEEIGTTCCFATQDKVWVTGPAGEKWEVYTVLADSESFGTNSSALDGADTGGACCAS; via the coding sequence ATGTCCCGCGCACAACTCGCCTTGAACGTCGATGATCTCGACGAGGCCATCGCGTTCTACTCGAAGCTCTTCAACACGGCACCGGCGAAGGTCAAGCCCGGCTACGCCAACTTCGCCATTGCCGCTCCCCCGCTGAAGTTGGTGCTGATCGAAAACCCCGGGCACGGCGGGACACTCAATCACCTCGGGGTCGAAGTCGAGTCCAGTGAACAGGTGCATGCGGAGATCGCCCGCCTGACGGACGCGGGCATGTTCACCGAGGAGGAGATCGGCACCACCTGTTGTTTCGCCACCCAGGACAAGGTGTGGGTGACGGGTCCCGCGGGCGAAAAGTGGGAGGTCTACACGGTTCTCGCGGACTCTGAGTCCTTCGGTACCAACTCGTCCGCACTCGATGGCGCCGACACCGGCGGCGCCTGCTGCGCCTCGTGA